A region of the Perca flavescens isolate YP-PL-M2 chromosome 15, PFLA_1.0, whole genome shotgun sequence genome:
ATGCCGATACAGAAATGTCTTCTTTCTAATATTCCTGCAAATCTACCGAGAAGTTCTGCATCCTCTCCACAATGAAGAAGCACAGCGTTCCAGAGAAGCCCAGGGTGACCATCAGCAGGAGCTGCCACTTCAACAGGAGGTAACTGCTGTAGAAAAACGCCACTGCTGCAAAAACAGACTGACAAAGGAGAATAGAATTTAAGATTTTTAAGTTGAGCCAACAAAACCAATGGTCGTTGGCCAGGAAGTAGAAGACGTTGGCTAGAACAATTGTACAAGTTTAAGAACTGAACTTTTTTTGTGCAATTCATTAGATTTACAATCTGCAAATGGCATCTTCAGTTTATTAGACAACATgcttattgttattatatttatatatatatatatatatatatatatatatatatatattgttattgttattttagtaaaagtagtagtagtagtagtagtaagtattatttgtttttatatactaTATCTGAATTACTGTCATGTTTATATGCAACTGAAATTGCATTCCTTTTTGTAGTTAAAAATAATGATAAGTTTTTTAAATGGAATAACTTTCTGCTTTATGCAAGATTTGATCTATATAGACAGATACCAGATCAGTATTCAGTCACATTAATGCAAAACTAGGGAGTGCCatcataaaaaatattaaataaaatttcTCCCTTTTggtttctgattttttttttatcgagaACACAGGACAAGTGATTTACAAACCACATGTGCTGTAACAgacaaaaaatactttttaatttcatttgaaCTTTTAGAAAATACCACAATTTCTAGGGCTTATTTCTTGTTAGAGACAAATTTTCAACAAACACAAAGGGGAGATTAGGAGGTGTATGTGGGTCTtgttcttttcctttttaatggGGCTTCAGGTGAATTCATTTCATACTTGTGAAGCAACATTTTAGCCCAGCTTTGCTCAGCTCTGATAACAATGCCTGAGAATTGGCAACTCGGGATTACCTGGATGAATTTGAAGATGGCAAAAGCAGGCGTGCTTTGTCCAGCATAAACACAGCCTAATATGCTGTAGAGCTGTGTGTTGAAACAACTGTCCCCAAGTCCAAGCAAGAAGCTGCACAGCAGGGCAATGGATACACTGAGAGAGAAAATATAGTtcttattaaaacaaaacagaattgTAACTGGCCTTCTTCGTGTTCACTCTTCTTTGTTGTTAAAGTGTTGCATACCTTGGAGTTAGATATGGTTTATGTTGGGTGGTGGTACTAAAGACAACCGGGGCATCGTCTGGGATGTTGAGGAAGATCAAATAGACAGCAACGAAATGGACAACCATTCCCAGAAACACCACCGAGGTCCGTCTGAAGCGATTGTTCTTACACAACAATCCAAACAAGCCTCCGCCTGATGAGAAAGAACATATTTTTGAATTCAGTGACTTTGAATCACCTAAACGAGCTCTGACCGAGGAATATAAACTTACCAACAATTTCTCCAATGCCTACCACAATCCCAGAGATCCCAATCAAGCCTTtagctgcttctccaaactgtgTAGTTGCTCCGATACACGTCCCATACACTCCGCTGTAGAAAGATAGCTCCAGGCCTGCAGAACAAGAAGGGCACGCTGTAGCCGCAAGCCTTCACTGGAGGCTTAGATACTCACTATATTAATGTATTCTCCATGCGACTCACCGCTGTATGCCATGCAGGGACTCAGGAGCAGTATCGTTTTAGTCTTCAGAAGTTGCAGGATGGTTTCTGAAGCGGAGGACACACGATACACTGATTTGAATTgctaataaatacatattatatatgcCTAACacttttataccttttttacaTGTGGATTGAGCTCCGATAAAAATGCAGACATTAAGGCCCCATTACCGTGTGACAATTTAAGTTCAATGTAGATAAATAATAAGATAAGTTAAATAAGATAAAGAATCTgtataaaaaagccaaaaagccaCATCTGAATgcaggtggggaaaaaaaaccaacagAGAATGTCACCCAGGCGGTTTTAAAAGAAGAAATCCCACTAGGTTTATTTATATATGCCCGGATGCCCTCTCTTGACATAAATCAGTGTGCATCTTCGATAAACCCCGATACCTTTGAGGCAGGTGTACACACGTCTACATGCACACAAGATACTCGCTAGACAAAGAGCAATCTGATCATCCAAACAACTTCAGGCTGCATTGAAGGTGGGTGTAAGTGTAGCACAGTTTCCTGTTGACAAACAGAGATATAATCTGAAACAGGCAGTTTCTACATACTCTCCAGAAGAGTTGTATCCACATGAAAGACATTTTGacctaaagaaaaacaaagctgCCTGTGACTGCCTACTAGTTTCAGACTAAGAGCAGTGAAGTGTGGAGAACTAGAGCTTACCGGCAGTATGCCAAATAACTGAGACAAAAGGGAAATAACAAACATTTCTGTTACGTATTTTGTGCCTTTTTCTGTTATTTGTATATCAACTGTGAACAATCTCAGATGATACAAATGTACACTGCAAGGAAGAAAATGCAGTATCACCTCTATTGCATGTGCacttttagccatgctagcagctgaAATACAATGTTTTTGATACAGACGTCAACGCTTCGTCTAGCACCACCCACAAGTTAAAGTTTTCACTTATCCAGTGTAACATGTCAACATTTACTGGGTGGAATTTGAAATTTGGTAAACACATCCATGTTCCCCTTTAGGATGAAGTGAAATAACTTTTCCAATTGCTAATTGGCAAATGTTAGCACGCTAACACACTAAGAGCTGCTAGAACAGCTGTCCCAAATCTATTCTACATACTAATTTTATACAGTAAGTTCTACATTGCAGGTAGTATACAAGTAAATCAACATACTTTCCATGTTATACAAACATAAGATGATACAATATGTGCAACACAAACTGACTTTGGAACATCAATGCAAGATGaatttcacaaacacacatcataatgtttttttctacaattttacaatttttttttaattatattatatatatatatatatatatatatatatatatatatatatatatatatataaataatagaaCTTACTGAATTCTGACTTGGCATCCTGCATGGCAGTGTTGGCTCTGTGCTTATAcctaaacaacagaaaataaatcaatttaacTTTGACAAGAACAAAATTAATTAATGGAAGTaaagtgcacacacaaacagtgacagACCTCCCTTCAAGTGACAGACAGCTGAAGTGATATACAAATCAAAGACACTTTAGCTGCATAAAGATCTAAAGGATTCCTGACAATCCCAACACACTGCAAAAGAAGGTGTTTTTCACAGTAAATGATGGCTCCCTATAGTATTCTTTGTTATGCTGTTGGAATcatgcacacactcaaactCAGCCAATAAGCAAGGATCAAATACCTGCATCTAGGAGATACTAGAAACAGTCTCTAAGCACAAACTGCTGCCACatgacagacacaaacaggcCTAGAGAACGAGTTTGGTCCCAAATGAACACACTTAACAAGATTCCTATACAATCTACTAATTTCAGTCTTGTGTTTTTCACAAAGCTGATTTTCTTAGTGTTAAAATGCCCTACACATACCCTTGCATCAGGGCCAGGAAACTTTTTACGTGACTTTCAGTAGTCTTTGATGACAGctatatttttctcaaaatgtgtCCATATTCAAgccataaaaaaattaaataatgttgAGGATCTTGGTGGATAATTTGGGGACTTTAACTGCTGTCACTCTCAAAGACAAAGTCTACATCCCTGCTGCCCCAAATCTGCCTGATTGCACCCTTCTTGCTTGGTCTGGTAATAGCCAGACTACCCTTGTATAAAGTGCTATGATTAGGCTTGACTTGAGAAAAATGGATAGTCATTTTTGTGAAGGACAGAGTGATTTATACCTCCTGCAGAACTGCAATGGTAAGTCATCTTGAAAACTCTTGCAAAATTCAAGGTTCGTTACTTgaaaatattataattatttattaataataataatttaatagtaataaaaatatatatgtggTTTGGTTATAGCTTATAACTGGATGAAATGTAAATTTGGTTCACTTtaatatgtttgtatatgttGAATAAACAGTCTACTTTCACTTTTTATTCACCACTTGAGTTTAGTACCCTCCTTGTCCTTTTTCAGTAGTGGTTCAGacatttctatatattctgagTGATTTTAACAGCAGTGAAAAAGGTGGAATTATCTAAAGGGTATTCATTTACATCACAGGAGTTGAGAGCAGTGCCTGCCCTTCCTCTTCAGAGAGCATCTCGTCTTCATGATGGCTCTTTCTCAACACCAGGAAGCTGAGTGTGCCGAGTATGGAGGTGACCAACAGggacagaaaaatgtttttcctgcTGCTGTCTGAAAGGGGAAGATTAAAATAAGCTGCTTAATTAAAATACACAAGATATATTAACAACATTAAGCTAGGAGCATATTCAGAATAACCAATCACTCATAAAATCCTCTTGGTATTTTGCTTTCATCATCAAGCTAGATTTTGCTATTAAAGCCATGACAGTACTTAATACTCAATTTTAACCTGATATCTTACCTGATATCTCTGTTTTTCCTTTCCAGTCGAAATAAATGTAAAGATTGCCAAACAGCATGCTGTAAATAAGTTGAAATAGGTTAATCAAGTGACTAAATGACAGACATCACATCaaggaaggggaaaaaaaagtttcaaaattCAATTTTGCGATTCCTCAtcaaatccatttttttttttactttttgggtAATTTGACAAAACAATTCCACTTAAAGGTCAATCAAGCAGCTAACCTAGAGCTTTCAATCATATCGTATTAAGTTGATCATAAACCCATATTTAGttttagtggtcactacttattctgtcatgttttgttaaaaaacattcattacttaaatcacattagttgtttgtaataatcagcttaagtatgcagtgcacagatcataTTAGTAAGCAGGGATAACTAAGGATGTTAAGTTTCTGtatgggaggagggggggggtcatTTGAACTGTTCTGCGTTGAAGCAATGCaatgcaaaggctcatgggaaaaaatgtatatatgctCTGAATGGTTTCCTAGTTAAAGAGTGTTTTAATAATGGTCTGTTAATGTTTCGGGTGTGCTTTTATGTTAtctgggttttagttttgtatggttGATTTAGTGTTAATGTTTGTCTGcatttattgttgcaccatGACCGAGACCTGGGGGGGACTGATGGCCTCTGGGCAGTGACAATGTTGAGTAGCAAATGCACAGATTGAAATTCAGTAACTCTGGCTCCTGAGTGAAACTTTCCATGCAGTACTATGCATTGTGAAGTTACAATGTCTGATGTGTGttgttatgtttatgttttttggaACAAATGTATTGAATGTGTTGTTCTTACAATCAGATTGTCATAAAGGAAAAACAATTTTATAAAGACAAATTATTTCTGTAGTAGTGATAACTAACCTGTTTTATACTTGTTATGTTTCTTTGCATGCTTAAAGCtacagtgtgtagtttctgtctcccccgtgaggaattctaagtaatgacaacaaaactgtcggcgaaaccacatgatacaagctttCCGTGATcccgcaccacccccacccctcctccacgcagttgccagtaaccaaggaggacatggagcattaaaaaaacaggatggactcttcagaaggtcattatcttcactggattttctgcgtgcgaaagtcCCTGGGCCACACCAGTTTCTGAACGTAGTCatgagttttgtggagctgatagtcttaattagctttgaagcaactcatttggcaatggcttaaatgtaacagacgtttattaatataaaaaagttacgcactaaagctttaactttatatgcttattttagacaaaATGACTCCAGAAAAAATTATTAATGTAatgatttttagtaatgactaCTAATTACtcttgatttgtctactgcagCAATTTACCgctctgtgttaatacaacttcacaagtttcaccttgtgtaaaaacGTAGATGGTTCAAGGCAACGGTTTTTCACGCAAATTTAAAGTCAAATAATTTGGAATAACAGTATAAGATCTTAATCAGCAGATAGAATTTGCTCTGTGTCATGAaattataaatgttcaaatttcCAATTCTTTTTAAGCACTTTAAGGATGAAGATCTTGATTGAAAGCCCAGAGCAGCTACTACTATAAAACTATAGAACAAATGTTGTTCCCTACAAATGTTACGGTCACCCCATGGGCCAATCGAGGAGCAGATAAATCATTCCTTAAAAGTGTATCTTAATTGGAGCAATAATGTCTGAGATTTTAAGTTCTAGTTAAACATTCAAACATTTAATTGTAATGCCCTCTGTGCAATTTGTTGTGTACAACAAGTTTGATGTGAATCAAACCTCTGGTGTAGGACTCTGGAGCTTTCACAGCTTCAAAATTTGACCTTTAATTAAAGTGATCCCATTAGGACAACTAATGGAATTAAAAGAAACAGTGGTTATACAGTGCTATCTCAAATGTCATCTGACAAATCATGtttgaaagacagaaaaaggacTGGACTTTTTGGTGGTTGGATCAAACGCTGACTTTCTAAACACAACAATCTGCATTTCTGCCTTTGAGGATGCTTCTTTCATATTTTAAGCTGTTATTTGCCTTTCATGGTGAACCGGGCAGTCCTGTAAAATGCTGTGATCTATTTTTGTCTTTAATTACATTTCACCTAAACTTCAAAATGTAGATGAGCAATTAGTCAGTCCCAAAGCCTCAGCGAGGGATAACAGAGTTTATTCATTAAAGATAACAGTAActgcattctgtgtgtgtgtgtgtgtgtgtgtgtgtgtgtgtgtgtgtgtgtgtgtgtgtgtgtgtgtgtgtgtgtgtgtgtgtgtcggcagGCTGAGAAGAACTGATTCATAAGTTTACTGTGGCATGCATCACCACTGGAGAGTCAGCTTAGCATTGCCCTTTTGTGCGCTTTGGAGCAGGTGAAAGCCAATGTAATTATTATACTAATTAAATTTGCATATTTTAACAGATACCAATTTCGTTGTCCAAGCCAGTATGCAAGAGCAGTGGGCCGAATTTCAAGAGATGAAATGACCAAAACCTGCAGAATCTCTTAATATGTTTTAACTCATAACTCACTGGCAGATATTGTAACAGGATTTATTAAATATATTCTAAATAAAGGCTTCATTAATATCTTGTCATGCTAAAAAATCCAGACCTCACAGTATTTTGGCTACTATCTATAGCTATATCATTGATCAACTGAAATACTTGCATCaacaaaaagaggaagaaaagatgGTGATGAATTGTGTTTTCAATGAACTGTATGTAATGATGGGAAGAAATAATATAATGCAGGGTACTTTAATAGCAACCGTGGGTTGGTTTAGGAAGCAAATTAGAAGGAGGATTTTTAGAttctcaaataaaaacaatttatatttaattcactAAAGGCCGTAGTTAAGTCTTTTTCAGAgaatcacatacagtataatctaAGTATTAAAATGTAGTGTGGTTTAAATGAAGTAATGCATAGAGGTAATGGTCTTGGTGTTGTACCACTGTAACATTACTGTGTCAGTAGCTGCATACCTGCACTGTAGGAGAGCCCAGAACATCCCTGTGTTCCTGTTGATGGTGGAAGCCTCAGAGTTTTCCACCAGAAAGTGTCCCTGAGCTGTCCACAGCACTGTAGGAAAGTAAGTGAGTGAGGTcatttgagagaaaaaaaaaaatgtaaccagTCAGTTAATTGCccacacaaaatgaaaaatgatctTCATGTGTTGGTAAGTTATGCATCTAAGCCTTGGGACATGATAAAAATTCATGACGCCACAATGATTTGAGACCGCTTTGAAAACAGCCCCAaatcatttttctttatttttccagTAAATGCACAACAGAGGGCTGCTTTCTCAGTATTTTCACTAACATATGAGCAAACTCAAAGTGCTGCACGCTATTTACAGAAACGGCTCCTAACCCATTTAAGGTCTAATTTGGGATACTGTTTATTCACATCAAGACATCCCAGTCATGATAATGTATGCATGATTAAACACTATTTGGAACACAGAAACTGAGCTTGAATAGGctgtaaaaacaacagaaacCAAGTTGAAGTAGTCCATTTATGTGTACTTTTTTGTAAATGGGATGTGAGGGTGCCAAACCAAAAAATGGAAACCTGCCtattctgaataaaaacaggcaTACAAATAAACTGTAAGCTAGAACTGAAACAATGAGTTATATTATTATCGTATGATATTTTGATAACTGACTCGTTGTTTCTGTACATTTTTAAGCACAAATGTTcaacttctcaaatgtgaggttttgatgcttttcttgGTCATAGTCTTCAGGTTTTGGAGACAAAAGAAAACCTTTGAAGACGTCAGATTCAGCTCTGGGAAATTATAATCAGCATGTTTTCTTTACTACTTTCTGGCATTTTAAAGACAAACCggttaatcgagaaaataacgATCGGATAAATCGATAATGAAATAAGCATTAGTTGTTGTAAGCAACAATAATCTAAATAAAACTCCAGATTTCCCTTTTTAATTAGAGTAAAGGTGACTGATAGGctattaatacaataaaatatctCCATTAATCATTATAACTCAGGTTTCAGAGTAGGgagaataaatgaaaatagagAATGCTCCAGAACCAAAAGAAAGTTGTCTTAAAATGAATTCACTCCAATTTTTCCTTTAAAGTTTACTGATCACTGCCTCAACTATAATGCTGGTgcaaacatataaaaaaaagagttacTGTATTAGCTTCAACATTATTGTCATCCAATATAAAAACTAATAAATCTGGTAAAGGAACTTACTGGCTGCTCCTATGCCGATCAGTACAGAGGTCAGGTAAAAGGACCATGTTGAAGGGATGATGAACACAGCAATGTACCCACTAGACAGAAGGCATTTAGAACAGCAATGAGCAACATGTTTCAGCTTCAGCATCTTTGTCAACATCCTGTAGGTAATTACCTTGACAATGTTTACCTGTAAAGAAGGCCACTCAAAAACATAGTCATTTTTGGTCCAATTACTGCAACAACTGTTGGCGCGAGTAAATTGGAGAACGAAAATACCCCATAGATTATTCCAAGACTGTAAAGGAGGCAAagataattattatttaacgttttactttaaaatttattaaaatgaaCATGTTATTCTCCATCCTGAGTTGAGGGTATGCACGACCTACCTGTGGTAGCCACTCCCAGTGAAAGTATCATTCTGCAGGCTTTTCACTACcgtttgctaaaaaaaaatggaggtgGAAGCACAGGTTTAGAGTGGACAAAATGAGGCTTAATTATGTCCTCAAGTCATCCATCTGGTTTGTTAGTTTCACTGACCATTGAATAAAATTAGAAACACGAGGTGCGCCTGACATTGGCTGGTTTCCTGCGCATTAGACATCTGCGGTTGGATCTTTTTAGATTAAACGTTTTAATAACAAAATGTGCATACAAAACCAAAAGCAGTAGTTTTATGCTTTATTGTTCTCTGCATAAAAGTATCTAGCAGTCAAATTATTCGGGATAAATTATACAAATAGGCCTTAAGGTAcactaaaatataaatattttgtgtttaggCTACAGTTACACATAGCCTATGAGTAAAAGCAGAGGGGGTTATCTTtgagttttaaatgtgttttacataGCTGAGGGACAGGAAATCTGTTccatccattaaaaaaaataaaaataaaaaaagatctcAGCTCGAGCTGATCTGTCTTCTGCAGGCTTTCGGAAAATAAGCTTTTCGAGGCAACAACAAACACATGTGACTAATCTATGTGGATGTGTAACTCAGTAATAAAGTTGAACTTACTTCAACGTTCCCACAGGTGGTGAAGGCggtaaaaatgaacaaaaacccCACACCCAAAATCACAACGTTGAACGTCCTTCTGTCTGCCATGGTGTGTTTCTTACTGGCCCCTAGCAATACATGTATTAAATATAAACTTGCCGCTGGCAATGTGCTGTCGACTCATTGGAACTAAACATCTGGAAGACTATCATACGGATTAATTAACGACTGGGATAGACGAACCCATTTTAACAAAGTCGCGACACTAAAGCTGACTTTACTAACTGTTAAGTTACAGTTTAATGCGCGTGAAGGACAGAAGTGTAGCGGAGAGTGCGGACACAGACAGCCACAGCGTAGCACTGTTATAAGGGCACTTCCCTTCTATCACACTAAGTGCGCATGACAACTTGTGACTTTAATTACAGgcatttttttcagatttttttttgcggTCTTCCTTGTTCTTCTTCCACTACTTCGTCATGATGGTTTTCCCATAGacagttcttcttcttcttgtgcaATTTGCGGTCATTTGCACTCATTTAGCTTTGCTGCCTTCCAGAGGTAACCGGGAGGAATATTCTCCCATGGAAAGCAAAACTGTCTTTTAATGTCAGCCTGCTGTCAGTGGTAGAAAGTAGCCTAACTAAGTAGGCTACTACATTTACTCACGTAGCCTACAACTCACGTAGCCTACGTGCAATTTTGAGTCACTTTACTTGACTACTTCCGTTTTCTGCTTCTTTATAGGCctactccactacaattcagaggAAATATTGTAGGCTACTACTCCACTATAGGCTACTACTTATTAAATAAATTTTGTTTCTAGTTTCATAGTTAATAATACTAACTATAATTAacaaataataatgtattaaacAGGCCACATTAATATAAGacaagactttattgatcccttagTGAAATTCACAAACTATTCTGCTGCTATATAGGCCTAGCTGTTTGTATTTATGCCATGCCAAACGTCATCAAAGGTACAACCATTTAACAAAGATGCATCTTTCGGTAATACACAAGagcacaaataaatgaaataaattaccAAATGAAGCACTACTATATAATGTCTATGTTTCCAATTaatacactgaaaaaaatgctataaaatctTATCTTGAAAAATAGTTCTTTTTCCCCTCATCTCCCAGGCTTTCTCCCGGTAACTAGCTAATGATGCATATGTGAACAACCAACTCAATCTTTGTGCGTCATCTATATTTACAAAATCAATATctgttttaacaaaatattgtgCAGTTCCCAGTAAAAAGGGCAATAGAAAACAAAGTGTAACTCATTTTCTTGGCATTTCATTGATTTACAAAACCTATTTTGCTCTTCCACAAGGAGCCCCCCTCCAACATACAACATGAGCCTCTCATTAAGTAGAACACAGACTGTGCTCATAAGGCTGATTCCTCTGTAATTTAATGGCATCCTTGGGTCCTCACTGGGGGGTTTTGGTATTGGGTTTATAATAGACAACATATTTTACCAGATTCAAAACATGTCTAAAATAATTTGGGCGATTTTAATATCTCAAGTCCAGTTGCTTTCCCCAGTTTTACTTTATTGATAGCCATTTGCACTTCACTATAATAGTGAGATCCATATTTAAGGTCCTCACTTATGCAATATTCCCTCTTTAATATTTGTCTTTCTTACCTTTTTCCTTTAACATACTTCTTTATGATACCATTCATCAAAATCTGAAGTATCGCTGGAACATCTCTGAGACAACCAGTCACAGTATTACCATCTGGCCCCAGCACCTCCATTTTCCTATTTATTAATTTCAGACCAAATTCTCTGTGGACTTAATGTTtgaattttcttcttttttttctttatttgttcaACACCTGTTCTGTTTGAAAACGCCTTTTTTATTCTGTCAAACATATCTGTTCTTAAAAACTTCTAAGAATGTCTTCTCTTCTACGACTGTTTCCAGCTTTACCATCaacttctctttcttctttaatCAATTTGCAGAAACTACTATACCAATTATCTAGATTTTCTTGTTGTCTTAGGATTAGTCATTCTTCAATTCCAATAAAGATTGTTGTAAACCAGAAGATAAGAAGTTAGCTGGTAAAGTCCTACTGACTTTCTTTTTTGCTGAAGTAATGGAGTTACAGTCTTGAGGGGCTATACATAATAAGCCTCAGTCTTTATTAGAAGTTTTAACGAAAGTAAAGAGTGATCTGGACTCTGCATCTTTCTCCAATTAGATCCATACAGTTTGCACTTAA
Encoded here:
- the LOC114569508 gene encoding UNC93-like protein MFSD11; its protein translation is MADRRTFNVVILGVGFLFIFTAFTTCGNVEQTVVKSLQNDTFTGSGYHSLGIIYGVFSFSNLLAPTVVAVIGPKMTMFLSGLLYSGYIAVFIIPSTWSFYLTSVLIGIGAAMLWTAQGHFLVENSEASTINRNTGMFWALLQCSMLFGNLYIYFDWKGKTEISDSSRKNIFLSLLVTSILGTLSFLVLRKSHHEDEMLSEEEGQALLSTPVMYKHRANTAMQDAKSEFKTILQLLKTKTILLLSPCMAYSGLELSFYSGVYGTCIGATTQFGEAAKGLIGISGIVVGIGEIVGGGLFGLLCKNNRFRRTSVVFLGMVVHFVAVYLIFLNIPDDAPVVFSTTTQHKPYLTPSVSIALLCSFLLGLGDSCFNTQLYSILGCVYAGQSTPAFAIFKFIQSVFAAVAFFYSSYLLLKWQLLLMVTLGFSGTLCFFIVERMQNFSVDLQEY